A window of Thermosynechococcus sp. NK55a contains these coding sequences:
- a CDS encoding Eco57I restriction-modification methylase domain-containing protein: protein MNTLLQRIESCLNAAGSPQKLGELFCQTLHWSAPRGLTPRTLDLGAPIRASITLHPVAQLSGLPVYRVVWPEDRLPGITARRAVQRALKPMHAEHLLCYVTSDQRQVAFTWTRERPDGKIELRTLPYELGSPARTTVERLAELAFTLEELQHGEPPLPTLTDKLNRAFDVEAVTKRFYQELANWFFWARGHVRFPMPPTEKNRDAYISQSLIRLITRLIFCWFVKEMGLIPRELFDLGTLSKLLKNGDKLPQSKQTTFYKAILQNLFFATLNQEIGKRQFRKRNKDPRGRDPHWGITNLYRYEDQFTDPNEFLRLVERIPFLNGGLFECLDQVFRAEENRPDIRIDGFSDHPKNPLSVPDFLFFGDERTVDLSEAYGQAKYKRATVRGLIHIFNRYNFTVTESTPLDQEVALDPELAGKVFENLLAAYNPETATTARKATGSYYTPRPIVEYMVDEALLAYLKTKLDEAHPSDTNEARLRHLLAYNDDSHQFSQAEVEKLIAAIDNLKALDPACGSGAFLMGLLHKLVFILGKLDPHNERWKQRQIAKASEIPDATVREKTLADIEKSFAAGELDYGRKLYLIENCIYGVDIQPIAVQIAKMRFFISLTIDQKIDPSAPNLGIRPLPNLETKFVAANTLIGLERPAQKMLRNPQIDAKEAELRQVRERHFTARTPATKAECRELDAKLRAEIRDLLRADGFPRETTEKLANWNPYDQNASADFFDPEWMFGIRDGFDIVIGNPPYLESRSRAFPSEFKESLLAAVERRWPDIDVSSYVTRGADLLVYFLETSLALIQQHGNVVLITQNAWLDTEYGKRFQEFLLRVTHVSLVVDSDFKHFDSSAGPNVNTVITFFRGRNPEAQKAITFARFTGHLEAGVIPSSGEMVAETTANVRFRQYRYDSGTLRTTKWGILLSLDDAALDLLSILEKQGTLIERIPKAQLSVGQGLNLTKEFFLGHAEVEKLSFVRKALIPILTAADGAPFEISGTHHHLADARRLSKSEIAELRKNGIEAFDPTATTKIPPVLILPRGIGRHFCAFNPVKAYSASAVDIYPTTGGVPEVVLLNLWVILNSSATWLLREVAGRKNLGGGMLKAEATDLATLPLYIEIGETRRILKIADALRRRQSYEPLAELETEEHQAIDALVFEALGLTVAKRSQIVDSLKRSLYERARKART, encoded by the coding sequence ATGAACACCCTTCTCCAACGCATCGAATCGTGTTTGAATGCCGCTGGCTCACCGCAGAAGCTCGGCGAGCTCTTCTGCCAAACCCTCCACTGGAGCGCACCGCGAGGCTTGACGCCGCGCACGCTCGATCTCGGCGCGCCCATCAGAGCGAGCATCACGCTCCATCCGGTCGCGCAGCTTTCGGGCCTGCCGGTCTATCGCGTCGTCTGGCCTGAGGATCGGCTGCCGGGCATCACCGCCCGCCGCGCCGTGCAGCGTGCGCTCAAGCCGATGCACGCCGAGCACCTCCTCTGCTACGTCACCTCTGACCAGCGGCAAGTGGCCTTCACCTGGACGCGCGAGCGACCCGACGGCAAAATCGAACTCCGCACCCTGCCGTACGAGCTCGGCTCCCCTGCCCGCACTACCGTCGAGCGCCTGGCCGAACTCGCCTTCACCCTGGAGGAACTCCAACACGGCGAACCTCCCCTCCCCACCCTCACCGACAAACTCAACCGCGCCTTCGATGTGGAAGCGGTCACGAAAAGGTTTTATCAGGAACTCGCCAACTGGTTCTTCTGGGCGCGCGGGCACGTGCGGTTCCCGATGCCGCCGACCGAAAAGAACCGCGACGCCTACATCTCCCAGAGCCTCATCCGTCTCATCACGCGCCTCATCTTCTGCTGGTTTGTGAAAGAAATGGGGCTGATTCCCCGCGAACTCTTCGATCTAGGTACACTCTCGAAGCTTCTCAAAAACGGCGACAAGCTACCGCAAAGCAAGCAGACTACCTTCTACAAGGCGATCCTGCAAAATCTTTTCTTCGCCACGCTCAATCAGGAAATCGGAAAGCGGCAGTTCCGCAAACGCAATAAAGACCCGCGCGGGCGCGACCCGCATTGGGGAATTACCAATCTCTACCGGTACGAGGACCAATTCACCGATCCAAACGAGTTCCTGCGACTGGTCGAGCGCATCCCCTTTCTCAACGGTGGCCTGTTTGAGTGCCTGGACCAGGTCTTTCGCGCCGAGGAAAACCGCCCCGACATCCGCATTGACGGCTTCTCCGATCATCCGAAAAACCCGCTCTCCGTGCCCGATTTCCTGTTCTTCGGCGACGAACGCACGGTGGACCTTTCCGAGGCCTATGGGCAAGCCAAATACAAACGCGCCACCGTGCGCGGTTTGATCCACATCTTCAACCGGTACAACTTTACGGTCACCGAATCCACACCCCTCGACCAGGAAGTGGCGCTCGATCCCGAACTGGCTGGCAAGGTCTTCGAGAACCTGCTGGCGGCCTACAACCCGGAAACCGCCACGACCGCGCGGAAAGCCACAGGCTCCTACTACACCCCGCGCCCCATCGTCGAATACATGGTGGATGAGGCGCTGCTGGCGTATCTCAAGACGAAGCTCGATGAGGCCCACCCGTCAGACACCAACGAAGCCCGCCTTCGCCACCTGCTGGCTTACAATGACGATTCGCATCAGTTCAGTCAGGCGGAGGTCGAGAAGCTCATCGCCGCCATTGACAACCTCAAGGCGCTCGACCCGGCCTGCGGCTCCGGCGCGTTCCTGATGGGACTCCTGCACAAGCTGGTCTTCATCCTCGGCAAACTCGACCCGCACAACGAACGCTGGAAACAACGGCAGATTGCCAAAGCCAGCGAAATCCCCGACGCTACCGTCCGCGAAAAGACACTGGCTGACATTGAAAAATCGTTCGCCGCTGGCGAACTCGACTACGGACGCAAACTCTACCTCATCGAGAACTGCATTTACGGCGTGGACATTCAGCCCATCGCCGTCCAGATCGCCAAGATGCGCTTCTTCATCTCGCTGACGATTGACCAAAAAATTGATCCGTCCGCGCCCAACCTCGGCATCCGCCCGCTGCCGAACCTCGAAACCAAATTCGTCGCCGCCAACACCCTCATCGGCCTCGAGCGACCGGCCCAAAAGATGCTGCGCAACCCGCAGATTGACGCCAAGGAAGCCGAGCTGCGGCAGGTGCGCGAACGCCACTTCACCGCCCGCACCCCGGCCACGAAGGCCGAGTGCCGGGAACTCGACGCCAAACTCCGCGCCGAAATCAGAGACCTGCTTCGCGCCGACGGTTTCCCACGCGAAACCACCGAGAAACTCGCCAACTGGAATCCCTACGACCAGAACGCCTCCGCCGACTTCTTCGACCCGGAGTGGATGTTTGGGATACGGGATGGGTTCGACATTGTGATCGGGAATCCGCCGTATCTCGAGTCCCGTAGCCGTGCGTTTCCGAGCGAATTCAAGGAGAGCCTCTTGGCTGCCGTAGAACGACGATGGCCAGACATCGACGTTTCCTCTTACGTCACACGCGGCGCTGACCTACTTGTGTACTTCCTTGAGACGAGCCTTGCGCTGATTCAGCAACATGGGAATGTCGTACTCATCACGCAAAACGCTTGGTTGGATACTGAGTATGGCAAACGTTTTCAGGAATTCTTGCTTCGGGTAACACACGTCAGTTTGGTAGTGGACAGCGATTTTAAGCACTTTGACAGCAGCGCTGGGCCGAATGTCAATACCGTGATTACGTTTTTTCGCGGTCGCAACCCGGAAGCGCAAAAGGCAATCACGTTTGCCAGATTCACAGGCCACCTTGAAGCTGGTGTGATTCCTTCTTCTGGTGAGATGGTTGCTGAGACAACCGCCAATGTTCGGTTTCGCCAATACCGATACGATTCAGGGACACTCCGAACAACGAAATGGGGCATATTGCTCTCCTTGGATGACGCAGCTTTGGATTTGCTTTCAATTTTGGAAAAACAGGGCACGCTTATAGAGCGTATTCCAAAAGCACAACTGTCAGTCGGTCAGGGGCTGAACTTGACGAAGGAATTCTTTTTGGGACATGCTGAGGTGGAAAAGTTGTCATTCGTGCGCAAGGCATTAATTCCTATCCTAACGGCGGCAGATGGAGCCCCGTTCGAAATCAGCGGCACGCACCACCATCTAGCCGACGCGCGGCGGCTAAGCAAAAGTGAAATTGCAGAACTCCGCAAGAATGGCATCGAAGCTTTTGATCCGACCGCAACGACCAAAATTCCACCTGTGCTGATACTGCCGCGTGGAATTGGAAGGCATTTTTGCGCCTTTAACCCAGTAAAAGCATACTCTGCGAGTGCAGTCGATATCTATCCAACGACAGGCGGTGTTCCTGAGGTCGTGCTGCTAAACCTCTGGGTAATTTTGAATTCGTCCGCGACTTGGTTGCTGCGGGAAGTGGCTGGCCGAAAAAATCTTGGTGGTGGCATGTTAAAAGCAGAAGCCACAGACCTTGCGACTCTGCCCTTGTACATCGAGATTGGGGAAACTCGCCGAATCCTAAAAATAGCCGACGCTCTCCGTAGGCGTCAATCTTACGAGCCACTTGCTGAACTAGAAACCGAAGAACATCAGGCAATAGACGCACTGGTTTTCGAAGCCCTCGGCTTAACCGTCGCCAAGCGCAGCCAAATCGTCGACAGTCTGAAGAGGAGCCTTTATGAACGTGCAAGGAAGGCCCGGACTTGA
- the ndhD1 gene encoding photosynthetic/respiratory NAD(P)H-quinone oxidoreductase subunit D1, with product MSTFPWLTTIILFPIVAALAIPFIPDPTGKGRPIRWYALTVGLIDFALIVYAFTNFYDLNIPGIQLWESYDWIPEIGLRWSVGADGLSMPLILLTGFITTLAILAAWPVTLKPRLFYFLMLAMYGGQIAVFAVQDMLVFFLAWELELIPVYLLLAIWSGHKRQYAATKFILYTAGSSLFILVAGLAMAFYGDTVSFDMQTLAAKDYAIGFQLLVYAGFLVAYGVKLPIVPLHTWLPDAHGEATAPVHMLLAGILLKMGGYALIRMNVDMLPAAHAKFAPVLVILGVVNIIYAALTSYAQRNLKRKIAYSSISHMGFVLIGIASFTNLGMSGAVLQMVSHGLIGASLFFLVGATYDRTHTLILEEMGGVGQKMKKIFAMFTACSLASLALPGMSGFVAELMVFIGFATSDAYSLPFRVIVVFLAAVGVILTPIYLLSMLREIFYGPENKELVEHEALVDAEPREVFIIACLLVPIIGIGLYPKLLTQIYDATTGQVIARVREVVPTLAQQREQPLGILPMVAPSLDAVSDWSKL from the coding sequence ATGAGTACGTTTCCTTGGCTGACAACAATTATCCTGTTTCCCATTGTGGCTGCCCTGGCGATTCCTTTCATTCCAGATCCCACGGGCAAAGGACGCCCAATCCGCTGGTATGCCCTGACGGTGGGGTTGATTGACTTTGCCTTGATTGTCTATGCCTTCACCAATTTCTATGACCTGAACATCCCCGGCATACAACTGTGGGAAAGCTATGATTGGATTCCCGAAATTGGCCTGCGCTGGTCAGTGGGGGCAGATGGGCTCTCAATGCCGCTGATTTTACTCACGGGCTTTATTACCACACTGGCGATTTTGGCGGCTTGGCCAGTGACCCTGAAACCGCGACTGTTTTACTTTTTGATGCTGGCGATGTACGGTGGCCAGATTGCTGTTTTTGCCGTGCAGGATATGCTGGTGTTTTTCCTGGCGTGGGAACTGGAACTCATCCCGGTATACCTGCTCTTGGCAATTTGGAGCGGCCACAAGCGTCAATACGCGGCAACAAAGTTCATTCTCTACACCGCTGGTAGCTCCCTCTTTATTTTGGTGGCGGGCTTGGCCATGGCCTTCTATGGCGACACCGTCAGCTTTGATATGCAAACCTTGGCGGCCAAGGACTATGCCATTGGTTTTCAACTGCTGGTCTATGCAGGCTTTTTGGTGGCCTATGGCGTCAAGCTGCCGATTGTCCCCCTACATACCTGGCTGCCGGATGCCCACGGTGAAGCAACAGCGCCAGTGCACATGCTCCTGGCGGGGATTCTCCTGAAGATGGGAGGCTATGCCCTTATTCGTATGAACGTGGATATGCTGCCAGCCGCCCATGCCAAGTTTGCCCCCGTTTTGGTGATTTTGGGTGTCGTCAACATCATCTATGCGGCGCTGACCTCCTATGCCCAGCGAAATCTCAAGCGCAAAATTGCCTACTCCTCGATTTCCCACATGGGCTTTGTGCTGATTGGTATTGCCTCTTTTACCAATTTGGGCATGAGTGGGGCGGTGCTGCAAATGGTCTCCCACGGCCTAATTGGGGCCAGCCTTTTCTTCTTGGTAGGGGCTACCTATGACCGTACCCATACCCTGATTTTGGAGGAAATGGGCGGCGTTGGTCAGAAAATGAAGAAGATCTTTGCTATGTTTACAGCCTGCTCGTTGGCTTCCCTTGCTTTGCCGGGGATGAGTGGCTTTGTGGCTGAACTGATGGTCTTTATTGGTTTTGCCACCAGCGATGCCTATTCTTTGCCCTTCCGTGTGATTGTGGTCTTTTTGGCGGCAGTGGGGGTGATTTTGACGCCGATTTACCTGCTCTCGATGCTGCGGGAAATTTTCTACGGCCCCGAAAATAAGGAACTGGTCGAACATGAAGCCCTTGTGGATGCTGAACCCCGTGAAGTATTTATCATTGCCTGCCTGTTGGTGCCGATTATTGGCATTGGCCTCTATCCGAAGCTATTGACGCAAATTTACGATGCCACAACCGGTCAGGTGATTGCGCGCGTGCGGGAGGTGGTACCGACACTGGCCCAGCAGAGAGAGCAGCCCCTGGGAATCCTGCCAATGGTGGCGCCCAGCTTGGACGCTGTGAGTGATTGGAGCAAGTTGTAA
- a CDS encoding NAD(P)H-quinone oxidoreductase subunit 5: MEPLYQYAWLIPVLPLLGALIVGFGLIAFSETTSKLRRPSAIFIMALMAIAMAHSLSLFWSQVQGHVPYTQMIEWAAAGTLHIAMGYVIDPLAALMLVIVTTVAFLVMLYSDGYMAHDPGYVRFFAYLSLFGSSMLGLVVSPNLVQVYIFWELVGMCSYLLIGFWYDRKSAAEAAQKAFVTNRVGDFGLLLGMVGLFWATGTFDFAGMGDRLTDLVNSGLLSPSLAALLAILVFLGPVAKSAQFPLHVWLPDAMEGPTPISALIHAATMVAAGVFLIARMFPVFEQLPQVMGIIAWTGAFTAFMGATIAITQNDIKKSLAYSTISQLGYMVMGMGVGAYSAGLFHLMTHAYFKAMLFLGSGSVIHSMEGVVGHNPDLAQDMRYMGGLRKYMPITGATFLVGCLAISGVPPFAGFWSKDEILGAVFHANPAMWLLTWLTAGLTAFYMFRMYFMTFEGKFRNAPPELQEHHDHAAHPDHHAAEPHESPWTMTLPLVVLAIPSTLIGFVGTPFNNLFEVFIYAPGEERVAEHAVDLTEFLILGGSSVGIGLIGITVAYLMYVKGTPRPQAIAKAIQPLYQFSLHKWYFDELYEAVFIKGCRRLARQVLEVDYNVVDGVVNLTGFVTMVTGEGLKYFQNGRAQFYALIVLLAVLGFVIFSVQA; encoded by the coding sequence ATGGAACCCCTGTATCAGTACGCTTGGCTGATTCCCGTTTTACCTCTGTTGGGAGCGCTGATTGTTGGCTTTGGTTTGATTGCCTTCTCAGAGACCACTTCGAAACTGCGGCGTCCCAGTGCCATTTTCATCATGGCGTTGATGGCGATCGCCATGGCGCATTCCCTGAGTCTCTTCTGGAGCCAAGTCCAAGGCCACGTCCCCTATACCCAAATGATTGAGTGGGCTGCGGCGGGCACTCTCCACATTGCCATGGGATACGTGATTGATCCCTTAGCGGCCTTGATGTTGGTCATCGTCACAACGGTGGCCTTTTTAGTCATGCTCTACAGCGATGGTTACATGGCTCATGATCCCGGCTACGTGCGCTTTTTTGCCTACTTGAGCCTGTTTGGTTCCTCAATGCTGGGGTTGGTGGTCAGTCCCAACTTGGTGCAGGTTTATATCTTTTGGGAACTGGTGGGGATGTGTTCCTACCTGCTAATTGGCTTCTGGTATGACCGCAAAAGCGCTGCAGAAGCGGCACAAAAGGCCTTTGTCACCAACCGAGTTGGGGATTTTGGCCTGCTGTTGGGGATGGTGGGCCTCTTTTGGGCAACGGGCACATTTGACTTTGCCGGCATGGGCGATCGCCTGACAGACCTGGTGAACAGCGGGCTACTCTCTCCTAGTCTTGCCGCCCTTCTTGCTATTTTGGTCTTTCTAGGGCCGGTGGCCAAATCTGCCCAATTTCCCCTGCACGTGTGGCTACCGGATGCCATGGAGGGTCCGACACCGATTTCTGCCCTGATTCACGCCGCAACCATGGTGGCCGCCGGGGTCTTCCTGATTGCGCGGATGTTCCCTGTGTTTGAGCAATTGCCCCAAGTCATGGGGATCATTGCTTGGACGGGCGCCTTTACGGCGTTTATGGGGGCAACTATTGCCATCACTCAAAACGACATCAAAAAGAGCTTGGCCTATTCCACCATTTCCCAACTGGGGTACATGGTCATGGGGATGGGGGTAGGTGCCTACAGCGCCGGCCTCTTCCACCTGATGACCCACGCCTACTTCAAAGCGATGCTCTTCCTGGGATCGGGGTCAGTGATTCACAGCATGGAAGGGGTGGTTGGCCATAACCCAGACTTAGCTCAAGATATGCGCTACATGGGGGGGCTCCGCAAGTATATGCCCATTACGGGGGCAACGTTTCTAGTGGGGTGCTTGGCCATCTCTGGCGTGCCTCCCTTTGCCGGCTTTTGGTCAAAGGATGAGATTTTAGGTGCCGTCTTTCATGCCAACCCGGCAATGTGGCTGCTGACGTGGCTCACGGCTGGCTTAACCGCCTTTTACATGTTCCGCATGTACTTCATGACCTTTGAGGGCAAGTTCCGCAATGCGCCCCCAGAGCTACAGGAGCACCATGATCACGCTGCCCACCCGGATCACCACGCTGCTGAACCCCATGAATCTCCTTGGACAATGACGCTGCCTTTGGTGGTGCTAGCAATTCCCTCGACTTTGATTGGCTTTGTGGGCACTCCCTTCAATAACCTCTTTGAGGTCTTTATTTATGCCCCCGGTGAGGAGAGGGTGGCGGAGCACGCAGTGGATTTGACGGAGTTCCTCATCCTTGGGGGTAGCTCTGTGGGGATTGGCCTGATTGGCATCACTGTGGCCTACCTGATGTATGTCAAGGGCACCCCCCGTCCGCAGGCGATCGCCAAAGCCATTCAACCGCTGTACCAGTTCTCACTGCATAAATGGTATTTCGACGAACTCTATGAAGCGGTCTTTATCAAAGGCTGTCGGCGCTTAGCGCGTCAGGTTTTGGAAGTGGACTACAACGTTGTGGATGGCGTGGTTAACCTCACGGGTTTTGTCACGATGGTCACCGGTGAAGGGCTGAAATACTTCCAAAATGGCCGTGCCCAATTCTATGCCCTAATTGTGCTACTGGCGGTGTTGGGATTTGTCATCTTCTCAGTGCAAGCCTAG
- a CDS encoding lipid-binding SYLF domain-containing protein, protein MELHFVMGRLHWLGSVIGGAIALIFIPPTALAQNAPDSRMVQRVENATFVLGEFTFNSSNRIPPTIIQRAQGIAIIPNVVQAGFIFGGRRGAGVLLVRNEKNQWTKPAFITMTGGSFGLQIGAQSTDVVLAFMDKSVIMRSLARSFRLGGNVSVAAGPVGGEVISPTDPSPQVFSYTRSAGLFAGVALEGANISFDRGASTRFYGRSNLTPTQIFENSPPLPSPPVLNGLYNALARAAR, encoded by the coding sequence ATGGAATTGCATTTTGTAATGGGACGCTTGCACTGGCTAGGGTCTGTCATTGGGGGGGCGATCGCCCTGATTTTCATCCCCCCTACTGCCCTTGCCCAAAATGCCCCCGATTCGCGCATGGTGCAGCGGGTCGAAAACGCCACATTTGTCCTCGGCGAGTTTACATTCAATAGCAGCAATCGCATTCCCCCAACAATTATCCAGCGTGCCCAAGGGATTGCCATTATTCCCAATGTGGTTCAAGCTGGCTTTATCTTTGGTGGTCGGCGTGGTGCCGGCGTTCTGCTTGTACGCAATGAAAAGAACCAATGGACTAAGCCTGCCTTTATTACAATGACCGGTGGGAGCTTTGGCCTGCAAATCGGCGCCCAATCCACCGATGTCGTGCTGGCCTTCATGGATAAATCCGTCATCATGCGCAGCTTGGCGCGGTCCTTTCGCTTAGGGGGCAATGTCTCCGTTGCCGCAGGCCCTGTGGGTGGAGAAGTCATCAGTCCTACCGACCCTAGTCCCCAAGTCTTTTCCTACACGCGCAGTGCAGGTCTTTTTGCCGGCGTTGCCCTTGAGGGCGCCAACATTAGTTTTGACCGTGGCGCCAGTACCCGCTTCTATGGCCGCTCCAACCTGACCCCGACGCAAATTTTCGAGAACTCGCCACCCCTCCCTTCCCCTCCCGTCCTCAATGGTCTCTACAATGCCCTTGCCCGTGCCGCTCGCTGA
- a CDS encoding YbaB/EbfC family nucleoid-associated protein: MGQGQGFGFGLGKMKELAAAIQKAQQVQEGAKKLQEDLEKMDIEGQAAGGAVKVIMSGTQEPRRVEISPDLLSEGAEVLSDLVTAAMRDAYQKSTATMRERMEELTGNLNVPGLG, from the coding sequence ATGGGACAGGGACAGGGTTTTGGCTTCGGCCTTGGCAAAATGAAGGAGCTGGCCGCCGCTATCCAAAAAGCGCAGCAAGTTCAAGAGGGCGCCAAGAAGCTTCAAGAAGACCTTGAAAAAATGGACATTGAGGGTCAAGCCGCCGGTGGTGCCGTGAAAGTGATTATGAGTGGTACCCAAGAGCCGCGGCGGGTAGAAATCAGCCCCGATCTGCTGAGTGAAGGGGCTGAAGTGCTCTCCGATTTGGTGACAGCTGCCATGCGCGATGCGTACCAAAAATCCACCGCCACTATGCGGGAACGGATGGAAGAGTTGACGGGTAATTTGAACGTTCCGGGTCTTGGTTAA
- a CDS encoding response regulator transcription factor: MAPKLQLLIVEDDPMMQLGLGQALGEQFAVVGYAEDGYSAIDLTRQLQPQVVLMDIGLPRLDGIAATQRLKREFPDIHVVMLTSHQSALEAVAALSSGADAYCIKGERVERLLMAIAAAQEGATYLDPQIARHVIQHLHSPQPTMDYHLSQRELDVLKLMVEGYSNPEIAGKLFLSPNTVKTHVRGILNKLAVDDRVQAAVVALRNGLV; this comes from the coding sequence ATGGCACCCAAGCTGCAGCTCCTGATTGTTGAGGATGACCCAATGATGCAACTGGGGCTAGGACAAGCCCTAGGGGAACAGTTTGCTGTGGTGGGTTATGCCGAAGATGGCTATAGCGCCATTGATTTGACACGGCAGTTACAGCCGCAAGTGGTTCTTATGGACATTGGCCTACCAAGGTTAGATGGGATTGCAGCTACCCAGCGGCTGAAGCGAGAGTTTCCTGACATTCATGTGGTGATGCTCACCTCTCACCAATCTGCCCTTGAAGCTGTTGCTGCCCTGTCTAGTGGTGCCGACGCCTACTGTATCAAGGGGGAAAGGGTTGAGCGATTACTGATGGCGATCGCGGCTGCCCAAGAGGGAGCCACCTACCTTGATCCCCAGATTGCTCGCCATGTCATCCAGCACCTGCATTCTCCCCAGCCGACAATGGACTATCACCTTTCACAGCGGGAACTGGATGTCCTGAAGCTAATGGTGGAAGGTTACAGTAATCCTGAAATTGCCGGCAAGCTATTTTTGAGTCCGAATACCGTCAAGACCCATGTGCGCGGTATTTTGAACAAGTTGGCGGTGGATGACCGGGTGCAGGCGGCAGTTGTTGCCCTCCGTAACGGTTTAGTCTAG
- a CDS encoding DUF4330 domain-containing protein, with product MKLIDRYGRLFGKVSLLDLGAGLILLCVLAGLFLLPGRSGTSLAQMTAAQPIEVDILVLGLSTPTPQDLIPKGSTANFIIRNQPYGQVTVKNVQVLPRTVTVSQPDGSVKALPDPRPEMAFSSNLLLTLEGRGQITNNGPVLGNTAIKVGTPVELEGKEYNFRASVVAVRPL from the coding sequence ATGAAACTCATTGATCGCTATGGCCGCCTTTTTGGCAAGGTGAGTCTTTTAGACCTTGGGGCAGGGCTTATTCTCCTGTGTGTTTTGGCGGGGTTATTCCTCCTGCCGGGGCGATCGGGCACCTCCTTGGCACAAATGACCGCTGCACAACCGATTGAGGTGGATATTCTAGTCCTAGGCCTAAGCACCCCTACCCCCCAAGATCTGATCCCGAAGGGCAGTACCGCCAACTTTATTATTCGTAACCAGCCCTACGGCCAAGTCACCGTGAAAAATGTCCAGGTTCTACCGCGCACGGTTACCGTTTCCCAGCCCGATGGGTCGGTTAAAGCCCTGCCAGATCCCCGTCCAGAGATGGCCTTTAGCAGCAACCTGCTCTTGACTCTCGAAGGCCGCGGCCAAATTACGAACAATGGTCCTGTACTGGGGAATACTGCCATCAAGGTAGGGACGCCCGTAGAACTAGAGGGCAAAGAATATAATTTCCGTGCCTCAGTGGTTGCTGTTAGGCCGTTGTAG
- a CDS encoding RidA family protein, with the protein MTKVIIYTTDAPMPVGPYSQGVRQGDWIFLAGQIALDPKTGEIVGGEDIREQTRQVMENLSAVLKAAGSDWSQVVKTTVYLADLNDFAAMNEIYAQYMDTEAAPARACVEVSRLPKGVKVEIDCIAYCPTTA; encoded by the coding sequence ATGACGAAAGTGATTATTTATACTACTGATGCGCCTATGCCCGTTGGTCCCTACAGTCAAGGCGTGCGGCAAGGGGACTGGATCTTTCTTGCGGGGCAAATTGCCCTTGATCCAAAAACGGGTGAGATTGTTGGTGGCGAAGATATCAGGGAGCAAACCCGCCAAGTGATGGAGAACCTCAGTGCTGTCCTCAAGGCCGCTGGCAGCGATTGGTCACAGGTAGTGAAAACAACTGTATATCTTGCCGACCTCAATGACTTCGCAGCCATGAATGAAATCTATGCTCAGTACATGGATACTGAGGCGGCACCTGCCCGTGCCTGTGTGGAGGTATCGCGGCTGCCGAAGGGGGTCAAGGTTGAAATTGACTGCATTGCCTACTGTCCTACAACGGCCTAA